In Carettochelys insculpta isolate YL-2023 chromosome 3, ASM3395843v1, whole genome shotgun sequence, the genomic stretch TTAGTGGGGAACTGAATGGGAATTTGACCATTAATTTCAAGTAAACCAGGATTTTATCCTATATACCTAGGTTTATAGCTAAAGGTGACTTTCAAAGCTTTTACTAAAACAATGAAATTTTTAGTTATGTACAAAGTCCTTAAAAACAACAGTATCTCCAACTACATCTAGCTATGCATTTATATAACATCATATACAGCCATGTCTTGCATAAGTTGTTCTAAGCATATTTTTTCGTCTCGTTTTCCTTCAAAGTACTAATGTCTAGCTCCAGTCTACTGTAACCTgcaaaatgcattattttgagAAGTTACGCCTGTCACTGAGCAATTTTTGTTGGCTGAGTTGCCCCTTTTGGACTTGCATACATTTATTAAATGGGCTTGAAAAGGCTTTATCAGATTATTAAAAAAGCCATACAAGTCACTTAGTGAACACTTAACAAGCTGATTCCAGAGCAGAGTAGCATTTGGTAACAATTTTGAAAACACAGGCTGATTCACTTTGGAATGTAATGGTAGAATGGGAGATGTATGCAAGAAAAAAGGTATAATCTATGCTTTGAATAGCCTCCTAACTCCTATTATGAGGTGCATTCAGTACATAATTGTAGGGTTAACTCACTgtcataaaaaataaataatgaaaaggtGAAGAAGTAACCTTTAACAAGATTATCATTGTCAGAAATTCATCACTTGAATTATATTCTACATTAAATATTTTGGTCTGGCTATGTAGGAAACTTACCTTTTATATAAAGTATTACTGTTACTTTCCTTTTTTTTGGCTTTCATGTTGCAGCACATATGTCACAATGCCAGGTTCTGGTACATAATCCTCTCTTTTTGTATGGAAAATAGGATTGGACTTGATGTTAAACCACCCCCAGTGTATCAGCCCAAGGCTAGTTCCCATAACAATCAAAACTCTGAAGTCCTTCCAGATGGTTTTAAGGCTCATACTGGCATCTACCTATGTAAAAACAGttgatcattttattttaaacatgttcCAAGAAATATGTCTCCCTAATCACTATAATAGCGCAGTACAGCCAAACCTgaatattaacatttttaattatacTGCAGCATGCCTAATGATTACAAGAACAAAAAGTGACAGAAGGAAGCTTTGCTTAGTGAActttaaaaagaatttaaaaataactttagtTCAGATACCTAAAAAGAAATGTTAATTGCTGTGCCTGTTTCCCATGCTTGTTTCCCATGCAGTTTTAAGCTATACTGGtataattatttccattttgttgGAGCTGTGCTGCTCTCATTATACCAGTTTTatgtttaaaactgttttttctcTTCACAGAAGACTGAAAAGGTATACAACTATAAAAGATCTGCACCATAAGATTTTGCAATTATATAGCACTTGTCTATCAtaaatctcaaagtgcttttcaaaGGTTTTACAAAGAAAGAAACTGAGGTATATTGGCTCCAGTTCTGTAAACACATACACACCCATGTGAGTGTCGCAAGATCACGGTAACAGGGGCTAATGTTACATCTGTACTACAAACCTCCTCCCCACTAAACCAAAAACCTGATGGTACTCACTCTCAGAAGCTGTGTGAACTGACTTTGGCTCATCATTTGGGCCTCCAAAATAGTTGTGTCCACACTCCCACTTGGTCTCTGAAACCTgattgctttgatagtatatggactagcacagctttctctctgataAAGGGGGTGAGTCTCAGAGCCTTAATTAGGCTGGATCTGTACTACCATGGAaaattgacctgctcagggtaaGTGTTCCGggattttgttttgcacatgcacgaAACGACGCTTTCCGTggtcaaagttgaccctggaACGCCTTGtgagcagtgaggattaaggaaggtcaacaggagaaatgctcccgttgaTCTTCTTCCATGAAGACAGACACTGAATTCAACCcctgataaatcaattttagctatgcactGGCATAtattagacatagcctcagtgagaATGCCTACATAGGTATTGTTACCTCCATACTGTAAGCCTGAATCACTTGACTCCAGGTCTGGCTGCTataggttttgttttctttgctgtgAAGACTAATCCTAAGTGATcttctccatggctacgtctacactagcccaaaacttcaaaatggccattcaaatggccattttgaagtttactaatgaagcactgaaatacatattcagcgcctcattagcatgcgggcgaccacggcactttgaaattgacgcggctcgcagccACGCGGcccatccagatggggctcctttttggagggaccccggctactttgaagtccccttattctcatctgctcataggaataaggggacttcgaagtaggcggggtcccttcgaaaaggcaggccattttgaagttttgggctagtgtggacacggcccaTGTGTCATGAACCTGAGTGGCAGTCAGAAATAAAATCCAGACCTTCAGTTGCCCAACcccatgctattttgaaataaatttccaaaataattgaaactggcacAATTGTTATTTTGACAAACAAAACATACATGCTGCCTTTACACTCGCAAGTTCTTTTGTAAGATTTTACGAAAAAGGGGGCTCCTTCGAAAGAGCccacagtgtgtctacacacaaaaagcgttctttttaaagtaaattgcAAGAATCCAGTGCTTCTTTCAgaactgctcttcctttcctgtttcaggaagagcgccccctttgaaaagcttcttttgaaagaaaatgtgcgtagacacaggcctttttttttctATAGAGGAGTCTTTGTGGGGCCTGATTGTAGGATCCCTGGCCTGTTATTTctaaagaacaggggctgtgtggatgctctctttcgaaagagtagattgctcttttgatccacttctttatgtgtggacacgctcttttgaaagaagttcttatggaagagatcttccagaagggcttctttcgaacgatctctgtagtgtagatgtagctatagagTTCTGCCAAATTTTAAAATCTTGTGTGcagaaattttgttttctttgtgcataaTTCCATCAGGAGTATATATTGGACATGACGATGCATTATTAGATAGGAAtgtgaaaacattaaaaatatggtGGCCTTGGTTTTTACTTTTTAACACCCCACTTTTCTGGGCATGGGTGTATTTTTGGAGCAGTTGACTTGAGTAGGAGGGTGGAAAGCAAGTACAGTAGTGGGAGAGTTAACCAGTAACTCTTCTGGAGTTCAAAGATTTTTGAAGCATTGTTATAAAATAAGCTTTACTCCTAAAACTAGTCATTTCTCCTACCAAGTCCTAACATTTTCACATACATGAAATGCCCTAAGGAGATGCCTACATTTAAAAAGGTCTACTGCTACACACCCTCCTAAGGTAGATGCAAGAAAGATACATGCCAATAAAATTTATGCCAAGGTGGCAAGCAAAATAAGTTATATAGAACTAAAGCACTTTTATTCTGGTATAACTGCATCTACCACAAGACTTCTGAACCTATAGAAATATCACACACACTTGTAATCGATACTACTATACAGGGAAAAGTCTATACTGTAGAGCTGTTCTAAGTCAAATATTGCATCATGACAAGCTCCGAGAATTGCTTAGGTGTACAgctagggtacatctatactactTAGttggggtcaatcttccaggagtCGAATGAATTCATCTAGTGTGGACACACAtaatcgaactatcaggggtcaactgtcaacccctttactcctcaatctcatgaaGACTAAGGAGGGTCTCCTgacaacctccctctgtgaggatggccagataaattGCTCATAGATACGTCAATTCCAGcgacacaattgccatagctagaattgtgtatctatgattgactttaaggcctagtgtagacctggattTAAGTCTTCCTAACAGTATACATATGTCTGTGCAAAAAATGGGTGTGGTGCCAATAAATACCTCCTCTTAAACAATTTGAAATCTATATATGATGAGCACCATATGACATCTAAATGTCAGGACTAGAGCTGACTGAAAATAATCCAACTATTTGTCATTTCCCCTTCACCATAAAATTTCAAAACATGACAGAAATTAACCAGTTCTACTAAAGAGGGAAATGCTGCTGTAAATGTCAGAAGTCTGAAAAGCAAAGAAAGGACTGTTTCTGAATGTGTGTTTGGGGACCTTGCCACAGAATACCTGTTACTAGAGGCATACAATGAAGGGGGGTGGGCACACAAACTTTTGTTTGCTTTAGATGGTAACAAAACATTCAATGCTTAGTGACCTAATTGCCCATTTTGAATCCTGAGGGCCATTACAACATCTGCAAAGGGCACTAGAttaggactcaggagacctggcttGGCTATTTAGCTCACATATACAAGTCCTGTGTAACTTGCTGTCTAGGGACCACAACTGAAAGGTgggaaagaaacaaacacatGCTACGATATTACATATGGTGCGGTAATAGAGGCTATACAGCCCTCCAGGTGGGTGGCTATTAGTACTGGGAGACGGGACACCGGGGCTCTGAGGCGTCCCCAGGCTTTCTCCCCTTCTCAGGTGCTGGTCTGAGTGACTCTCGCTCGGGCGCTCCGCCTGCAGCTGATCTCCCCAGGAGGGTCTGGAACGGAAAAAGCAtttcccccagctcccactgtcCTTGGGGCTTTAAGGCCTTTCTCCACAGCACAAAGCGTAGGCCACGGGCCAGAGTCCCCCACGTAGCTCTCACCGAAGCAGGCTCCTCCCACTGAGTGGCAGGGCTTGTCCCGGGCTGACATTACACTCTGAAGGGCCTGTTTCGGGCCCGCTCCTCTTGGCTACAGTGGCGCAGGAtcggccccctccccagctcccagtgGGGCGAGTCGTTGCCTCCGCCAATCAGTCAACGGGGGCAGAAAACCAGCCCCGCCACGCCCTAACTCTCCCGCACCCCTGGCCTGTTCCCCTCAGGGGGTGACCCAACGCCCGTTGCTCACCGCGCGCGCCACACAGCTGGGGACGTCCAGGAAGCCGGCGCAGGTCCTTTGGTAGGGAGAGGTGGTGACTTTGTCAAACGCCTGTCGGACCAATCACACCTAGTCTCCTTCCGGAAAATTCCTAACAGTGAGTTTAGGTTAATTGATAGTCAGAGAAACGGACAGTTACGGGGATTTATTAAAAACATCTACTCAAGTGCTTCAGGCATCTGCGTGGACACCTATGGATTCCAACCTCCCCCGTAACGGTCAGGGGAGCAAGGGGCTCATCCCAGTGACTTTTAACAATCCGTTTTTCCCGGGAAGGGGGATTGTGGGCCCAACCACTCCCCGCCCCTTCCCATTCGATTAGGAGAGCCTCACAATGTTTCTAACGAAGAACCCCTCTTTCGTTGGACGCCACTGACACGTGACATGGGAGGCCCCAGTCCCAGGCGAAAAGAATGTtggagggcggggagggggtggggggcagacgtTGTTGGGTTGCCATTTTGGATTGCGACAAGGAGACGCCGTTCGGCAGCCATTTTGGATTCGGGCAGAGAGGTTCCGTCCAGCGGCCATTTTGAATAGGGGCAGGGAGGCCTGTGTCGGCGAGTGAGAGCGACTCACgcggtgtgggaggggctggagtgtgagtaaccccccccacccccggctccctAACAGCGCGGGTAGGTTCGGTCCTAGCTGCACTGCAGGGTAACTGCCCCTTCCCAGTAAACACCCCCTCGGTGCTGCGCTCCTGTCCCGTGTCTGACCGGCCAGGGAGCACCCCCTCCGCGGTCACAGCCCGtagccccagaccagctgtgtGCCCTGCACATGGTCAACCTCCCTACGCCCCCGCGCCTGGCCCACGTGACATTCTCACTGCCACACGGGTAGTAGCGTACGTGGCCCACAAAGCACAGTGTGGGCCACGTGTGTGACTCGCAGGGGGAAATAGGTTGAGAGCGCTGCTGTAGGCCAGGCTATTCGGGGTGCCACCTCATGGTTTGTGTGCGCCTAGCCTTGGATTGCAAGAAGTGTGGACTGAACGGTCGGGGCTGCAATTGCCCATTcccttcattccttctgaagcatcggCAGTGGTGAATGATGGAAGGCGGGAAACTGGTGACTGAGTACAGTTTGCTGACCCCCGCCCTACCGGAcatcgctggtcagtttcctggctcctgccagctgctgcctggttcccagctccccccccccccccgactctgGGAGAAAGGTAGCTGTGCCTCTGTGGCTTTtcccaggcttcccccagctaggaGAAGACAGgacacagcagtgctgggcagacagctgcagtgctgcGACTTCTAGCTGGGGGAAGTCAAGGAGAAGCCATGCTCTCACGGCTGCCTGACCGTCTTCCCGCATTGGGGGGAAGCCAGAGGACAGACAGCCATGGTGGCTCAGGTGTCTGTCCACCCTGCTTTCACCAGCTGAGGGAATcgggtgggcagacagccgcaGAGcggctttgagttgtgcttaactcatgttaacacaagttaagcgcaaTTCGAAGTCACGGATTTTGGGTCTTTAGTGTGTATCTTTCTTTACGTTCTTATGCCTGTCCTCTTTGCATTCACCACCTTGGGCACTGATATTCAACCTGCCAATCTTCCTTACCCTCCTAGTGCTTACTGCTCTCTTTTCGTTTCTCCAAGCTCGCCATGCCTCCTTTGCTTTTACCCTCAAACTTCCCTACACCTAGTGCTtcttgcccctcctcctgcatcccagacctCCCCACTGCCAGTGTTATTTGCCTGCTCCCATTATTCACCCCAAACCAGTTCATTGTGGGGGCTGCCTATGTCCTTTCATTCATTCCCCAAACCTCACTACTCCGAGTGCTGCTCGCTTCCTTTGTATTTTCCCCTTACCACCCTTTGGGCTGCTGGCTGTCTGATCACATAGACCAAAATGCTTTTGCCTTACTTCCTGCCTTGGTCCTGATCTAAGACTCCATATTGCTCTCTCCATTCTCCTTCGCTttctcccaccctcactcactttcacggGTTTGGGACTGGATGTTGGTGTGAAGACTTTGGACTTGGGCCATGGGACTGGGGAGTGGCTCCAGGCTGAGCCTGAGgcaggggttgggatgcaggagggtgcAGAGTTCAAGCTCTGGAAGCAAGCTTGGTTGCTGGATGGGGCTTACGGCTGGGCCAGCAtgctggggtgcagaagaagCCTGCAGGGTGTTTGAGGTGTGGGAAGGGGGTTCACAGTGTTGGTTCTGGGTTGGAGCTCTGAGCTGGAGCAAGGGGTTGAGTTGCAAGAGAAGGCTCAGGCAGGGTATGGGGGTGCAGAATGGGTTGAGGTTGTGGGCTCCAAATGTGTGGCACTTACCTTGATCAGCTTTTGGATGGCAGCACAGAAGGGCTAAGAGCCTAGCCTTGTATCACTTCCAGATACGTACTGTATGTCCCTGTGGTccggggcgggggtgtgtgtgtggcacagggggctctgtgcactgcttacacttgcaAGCACTGTCTccgcatctcccattggccacagtttccAGATGATGGGAGTTGTGGAGTCGGCATGGGGGACAGAGGCAGTGCATGCAGACCTTCTGTCCCCCTCAGTCCCCTCGGGCTGCAGAGAAGTACAGCTGCTTCCCTGAGCAGCACTGATccaggcaggcagagagcctaTCTTAGCCCCACTGTGCCACTGGACTAGTGGCCTGAAATCTCCCAGTTTGGTTTCAATGGAACCTAATTCTGGGAAACTTCTCGCGAAAATTGGGAGGGTTGGCAGCCTTCTCTGTtccctgtgctgcctgctccTTTTGCGTTTACCCTCCAACTGTGTTTACTCCCACTTTATATAGTTAACATTTAATAGCACAACAGGTTTAGGTAATACCCACACTATagctgtttttgtttattttatttatttatgtatttttcaaACCAGTAATTCCAAGCGCTTGCAATTCCATCAGCAGTAGCTATAATCTGAACaagatttatttttactttgtatTTAACCCTGCTCTGAATGGATTGGAAGCTATGGGTCTGTAAAACCTAAAGCCAAGATAGATGACAAAATGGTGAAAACACCTGAGCTTTTCTAAGGCAATTTTATGCTGCTGTCTACAGGTAGAGCTGAACCGTCAATAGTTTTGCACCCTCGCAAAGAaaggcaaacatcattctggggtaTATTTGTAAGAGTGAAATAAACAAGACATAGGAAATAATTCTTCCTCTCTGCCAGGGTGCATTAAAATCAatgattaaaaaaaccaaaacatcttattttttaaattggattttagtttgtttttaaaatagtcaaTAAAATACTACATTTCTCATGTAAAAATAGCAGTTAAAATTAATCTAATCACTAACATGCTGAAcatacacttacagtctcataaaaatgaattaatggcttgagtctgtccagcctaacttctagctcttgcttcttgaaagttctggggtttcaatttggctatgtctacacttataaaaaatttcaaaatggccatgctaatggccaaattaaagaatactaatgaggtgctgaactggatattcagtgcctcattagcatgccgccagctgcggcacttcaaaagtgcagtgGTTCACTTGCCtggggctcgtctacacgggggtccttttcgaaaggaccctgccaacactgaaatccccttattcctatcagcagattttgATGCtggcagggttcttttgaaaaggacccccgtgtataTGAGCCATGGACGAGCGAACTGcgacaatttcaaagtgctgtggtcagtggcatgctaatgaggcgctgaatattcatttcagcgcctcattagtattcttcaatttggccattggcatggccatttcaaaggttttcgtaagtgtagacatagcttttctgtttctcagcagactaaaaagtaataCATGCAAAGAAAGATACAAGTGGggtaggattgtttttgttttgtgctcaTGTGGTaatggaccttggccaagcaagGCAGAGATGTTTGTTAAGACATCATCTTAAAAACAGTGAGGCAAGGATGGAGGCAGCATTGAGAGCACAAGTGAAATGAACAAGGAAGATtgaagggaagacattattcagcacccacacagctttcTTCATTCCTGCTGCACTTAATGCCACATAAACACTGCTATGGTCCCTGGGTGTAAGAAAGACCCTATCTGGGAAtactttgaagaaatttgttccctgggtaaGACAGAAAACATGTCAGGGcaagcagtgcaagaagatgcagggcctagttgcaaaaatgaaacataagaaaaactgtttgttgagagaaaatgatgtggaCGAAGATGTGGATGTGgttgagtggatcaactggttattaattaaatgtttcacttttcaatgcatcattcttcaggAATCTCTCAATGCCTTTTAGCATAATTGTGATTTGACAAATTTCCAAGAAGTTTactgtgctggaaaaaaaaacttattaTAGCTAATGTGTATGGCTTGTTAACTAGGTTTACACCCATGTATACAATAGtgatgtaaaatcctgttcagttgtttaactggttaaacatgccagttaactgattaaagggGGAGCAAGGAAGCTTGGCTGGGCTATAGCAGCTGTGGTTTCTTCTTTCAGTTACAGTTAACTAGTGGGGCCCAGACCAGCGGACCCCATAGTGAGCTGGGAGCTAGTCCAGCCCCATTTGTTAACCGGAATTCATAAGCCTCAACCATTAAGGGTAACGCTTATTGGTTAACTAGTTAATCTTTCACGTCCCCAGTATACAATAATGAAAGCTGcataagagaaatctagagtggCCAGTTGCTATTGAGTGACATTTTCTTGTTTTGTATTACACAATACATGTGATTTGGAACATGTTGGCCACAGGCCATAATGGTAATTCCATAAGTTTATtctctattttacttcagcataactcagcttttccaagggaacaccattctgtgtttgttttctcaaaaacagaagtgccagtgagttcaacgggcttactccaaaattaagtgtatTCTAAGCAGTCACGCtttgcttttttggtaacttgatttaaatcagtagCTTAAAATTCTtggatttaaatcaatccacctcGCACACTACTTCTTGCctattaggcctcagctggcataTTATTTCCAGTTCTTGTTGCCACATTTCAGtatgatgtggacaaattggagaaagtctagaGAAAAGCaagacaaatgattaaaagtctagaaaacataactTGTGAGGcaaggttggaaaaaaaaaagggtttgtttagt encodes the following:
- the LOC142010844 gene encoding uncharacterized protein LOC142010844 → MSLKTIWKDFRVLIVMGTSLGLIHWGWFNIKSNPIFHTKREDYVPEPGIVTYVLQHESQKKGK